In one Candidatus Eisenbacteria bacterium genomic region, the following are encoded:
- a CDS encoding ABC transporter permease → MSAALARVRVAAWLGWQVDSNWADPALFVIYVVARPLAVSLILVAMYWAVSGQALHSAAFAGFFVANAFHSYVNTVVVDLGWVVFSEREEYETLKYVYASPMGMPTFLLGRSAIKFGRGTISVLLSLALGWWALGVRWDWSAVQPLPLALALALGLFATLCGAMLLAGACLVLTRAAIVVLDGVTLALYLLCGVIFPVDLLPPPLRALSLLLPWTWWYEAIRRFLLGTTASTTLAGLSDAQLLGGFALVTAGFAVVAGWLFRWFENRARALGRLDQTTMF, encoded by the coding sequence GTGAGCGCGGCGCTCGCGCGGGTGCGCGTCGCCGCCTGGCTCGGCTGGCAGGTGGACTCGAACTGGGCCGACCCGGCGCTGTTCGTCATCTACGTCGTCGCCCGGCCGCTCGCGGTCTCGCTCATCCTCGTCGCCATGTACTGGGCGGTGAGCGGGCAGGCGCTGCATTCGGCGGCGTTCGCCGGGTTCTTCGTCGCGAACGCCTTCCACTCGTACGTCAACACCGTGGTCGTGGATCTCGGCTGGGTCGTCTTCTCCGAGCGGGAGGAGTACGAAACCCTGAAGTACGTGTACGCCTCGCCGATGGGTATGCCGACGTTCCTGCTCGGCCGCTCGGCGATCAAGTTCGGGCGCGGCACGATCAGCGTGCTGCTCTCGCTCGCGCTGGGATGGTGGGCCCTGGGCGTGCGCTGGGACTGGAGCGCCGTGCAGCCGCTGCCGCTCGCGCTCGCCCTCGCGCTCGGGCTGTTCGCGACGCTTTGCGGGGCGATGCTGCTCGCGGGCGCCTGCCTCGTGCTGACGCGCGCGGCGATCGTCGTGCTCGACGGAGTGACGCTCGCGCTCTACCTGCTGTGCGGGGTGATCTTTCCCGTGGACCTGCTGCCGCCGCCGCTGCGCGCACTCTCGCTGCTGCTGCCCTGGACCTGGTGGTACGAGGCGATCCGCCGCTTCCTGCTCGGCACGACCGCGAGCACGACGCTCGCGGGCCTGTCCGACGCGCAGCTCCTCGGCGGATTCGCGCTCGTCACCGCCGGCTTCGCGGTGGTGGCCGGATGGTTGTTCCGCTGGTTCGAGAACCGCGCCCGCGCGCTCGGGAGGCTGGATCAGACGACGATGTTCTGA
- the mnmA gene encoding tRNA 2-thiouridine(34) synthase MnmA: MTKLRVLAAMSGGVDSAVAAALLAEQGHEVTGVTLRLACYGSTPASPRACCTLDALDDARRTAMAMGFPHHVIDAEEVFRHRVLQPFADGYASGRTPYPCALCNQHLKFGDLVTRMELTGADVLATGHYAQVREAAPGEFGLYRAADRAKDQTYALALVPYAALARVRLPLGPLEKSEVRAHAQRLGLSVWDKVESQDLCFVPDGDYAGYLERAMGETRGTRPGAFLDATGARVGTHRGLIHYTVGQRRGLGLSAAEPLYVLALDPAANTVTVGPRAQLDAAGLVTGRVHWLLPAPPADGARALVRIRYSHAGAMATLHARGDGVLVRFDAPQAAVTPGQLAVFYDGERCLGGAEILHGVAGAGAAPTTGRAGAPAA; this comes from the coding sequence GTGACGAAGCTGCGCGTGCTCGCGGCGATGAGCGGCGGCGTGGACTCGGCCGTCGCCGCGGCGCTGCTCGCCGAGCAGGGCCACGAAGTGACCGGCGTGACGCTGCGGCTCGCCTGCTACGGCAGCACGCCCGCCAGCCCGCGGGCCTGCTGCACGCTCGACGCGCTCGACGACGCGCGCCGCACCGCCATGGCGATGGGCTTCCCGCACCACGTGATCGACGCCGAGGAGGTGTTCCGGCACCGCGTGCTGCAGCCCTTCGCGGACGGCTACGCGAGCGGTCGCACGCCGTATCCGTGCGCGCTCTGCAACCAGCACCTCAAGTTCGGCGACCTCGTGACCCGCATGGAGCTGACCGGCGCCGACGTGCTGGCGACCGGCCACTACGCGCAGGTGCGCGAGGCGGCGCCGGGGGAGTTCGGGCTCTACCGCGCCGCGGATCGCGCCAAGGACCAGACCTACGCGCTGGCGCTGGTGCCGTACGCCGCCCTCGCGCGCGTGCGCCTGCCGCTCGGACCGCTCGAGAAGTCCGAGGTGCGCGCGCACGCGCAGCGCCTGGGACTTTCCGTCTGGGACAAGGTCGAGAGCCAGGACCTGTGCTTCGTACCCGACGGCGACTACGCGGGCTACCTCGAGCGCGCGATGGGTGAGACGCGCGGCACGCGGCCTGGCGCGTTCCTCGATGCGACCGGCGCGCGCGTCGGCACGCATCGCGGCCTGATCCACTACACCGTCGGCCAGCGCAGGGGGCTCGGCCTGAGCGCGGCGGAGCCGCTCTACGTGCTCGCGCTCGATCCGGCGGCGAACACGGTGACGGTCGGCCCGCGCGCGCAGCTCGACGCGGCCGGACTCGTGACCGGACGCGTCCACTGGCTGCTGCCGGCGCCGCCCGCCGACGGCGCGCGCGCGCTGGTTCGCATCCGCTACAGTCATGCTGGCGCGATGGCGACGCTGCACGCCCGCGGCGACGGCGTGCTCGTGCGCTTCGACGCGCCGCAGGCGGCGGTGACGCCCGGGCAGCTGGCGGTGTTCTACGACGGCGAGCGCTGCCTGGGAGGCGCCGAGATCCTCCACGGCGTCGCCGGAGCCGGGGCCGCGCCGACGACGGGGCGCGCGGGAGCGCCGGCCGCTTGA
- a CDS encoding aminotransferase class V-fold PLP-dependent enzyme: protein MSTAAPEPLVSLSGEVPLRPFEAAGAAGEESFLARVRDGVLGHDARIETPRGSQPLAYFDYTASGRFHREVEDALNLGVLPYMANTHTETSATGRLMTRLYERSLRRIGAYLNAGPDDVVLPVGSGSTGAVNRLIQVMGLRLPSQLEDRWHLSAAIPASERPVVFRSRMEHHSNDISWRETIAETVYVPFDAHGRVSPEHLDALLSGYAGRAVKIGTFSAASNVTGIRNDVHALARVLHRHGAWAFFDFAAAGPYVDMDLHPAGADGRPDPEASLDAVFLSVHKFLGGPRSPGLLVANRRLFSNRVPVEPGGGTVLYTAPDEHVYLSDASHRETGGTPSIVGTIQAGLAFDLKASIGEARARRTEHEWLRRFLAEFSDHPSIEILGDLTVERLGIVSLIFHGLHHNFAVALLNDYFGLQVRGGCMCAGPYGHDLLGIDDQVSRGIRRELEHGHCGLKPGWVRVSFSPVTREQEFQTLLEGVRFVARQGRRHLDDYQLDDATGEWKLRSVVA from the coding sequence ATGAGCACCGCCGCTCCCGAACCGCTCGTTTCGCTGTCGGGCGAAGTCCCCCTGCGGCCCTTCGAGGCCGCCGGCGCGGCCGGCGAGGAATCGTTTCTCGCACGCGTTCGCGACGGCGTGCTCGGGCACGACGCGCGCATCGAGACCCCGCGGGGAAGCCAGCCGCTCGCCTACTTCGACTACACGGCTTCGGGCCGCTTTCACCGCGAGGTCGAGGACGCGCTCAACCTCGGCGTGCTGCCCTACATGGCGAACACGCACACCGAGACGAGCGCGACCGGCCGGCTGATGACCCGGCTCTACGAGCGCTCGCTGCGCCGCATCGGCGCGTACCTGAACGCCGGGCCCGACGACGTCGTGCTGCCGGTCGGCTCGGGCTCGACCGGGGCGGTGAACCGACTGATCCAGGTGATGGGCCTGCGCCTGCCGAGCCAGCTCGAGGACCGCTGGCATCTTTCGGCCGCGATCCCGGCGAGCGAGCGGCCGGTCGTCTTCCGCAGCCGCATGGAGCACCACAGCAACGACATCAGCTGGCGGGAGACCATCGCCGAGACCGTGTACGTGCCGTTCGACGCGCACGGGCGCGTCTCGCCCGAGCACCTCGACGCGCTGCTCTCGGGCTACGCCGGCCGCGCGGTCAAGATCGGGACGTTCTCCGCGGCTTCGAACGTGACCGGCATCCGCAACGACGTGCACGCGCTCGCGCGCGTGCTGCACCGGCACGGCGCGTGGGCGTTCTTCGACTTCGCGGCGGCCGGGCCGTACGTGGACATGGACCTGCACCCCGCCGGAGCGGACGGGCGGCCGGACCCCGAGGCTTCGCTCGACGCGGTGTTCCTGTCGGTGCACAAGTTTCTCGGAGGACCGCGCTCGCCGGGGCTGCTGGTCGCGAACCGCCGGCTGTTCTCGAACCGCGTGCCGGTCGAGCCGGGCGGCGGCACGGTGCTCTACACCGCGCCCGACGAGCACGTCTACCTGAGCGACGCTTCGCACCGGGAGACGGGTGGCACCCCGTCCATCGTCGGCACCATCCAGGCGGGGCTGGCCTTCGACCTCAAGGCCTCGATCGGCGAAGCGCGCGCACGGCGGACCGAGCACGAATGGCTGCGGCGCTTTCTCGCCGAGTTCTCGGATCACCCCTCGATCGAGATTCTCGGCGACCTCACCGTCGAGCGGCTCGGCATCGTCTCGCTCATCTTCCACGGGCTCCATCACAACTTCGCCGTCGCGCTGCTCAACGACTACTTCGGGCTGCAGGTGCGCGGCGGCTGCATGTGCGCGGGCCCCTACGGGCACGACCTGCTGGGGATCGACGACCAGGTCTCGCGGGGCATCCGCCGCGAGCTGGAGCACGGTCACTGCGGCCTCAAGCCCGGCTGGGTGAGGGTGAGCTTCTCGCCGGTCACGCGCGAGCAGGAGTTCCAGACCCTGCTCGAAGGCGTCCGGTTCGTCGCCCGGCAGGGCCGCCGACATCTCGACGATTATCAGCTCGACGACGCGACCGGCGAATGGAAGCTGCGGAGCGTCGTGGCGTGA
- a CDS encoding ABC transporter ATP-binding protein, which translates to MSAPASDSAPAVEACGLRRDFRTSRGAPAVTALAGIDLRIERGEVFGLLGPNGAGKTTAIKIFNTLLFPTAGEARVAGFDVVREPNQVRRRIGLVSGGENSGYGILTVRECLWMFSQFYGVPGSLARPRIEELIGVVGLTGQAGTRINRLSTGQRQRMNFARGFVSDPEILFLDEPTLGMDVNAARVLREFVLQWVREREGRTVLLTTHYMAEADQMCDRIAIIDRGRVLACDTPATLRRSVQGGQHVELEVLARVPGTPPAGEVLGIPLAWGAPHPERGTLSLKLTLPEGGVLGDVLRALEERGWAVQGVSTRETSLEDAFLRIVGRGLDDAGAPA; encoded by the coding sequence ATGTCCGCGCCAGCGTCCGATTCCGCCCCCGCCGTCGAAGCCTGCGGTCTGCGCCGCGACTTTCGCACCTCGCGGGGGGCGCCGGCGGTGACCGCGCTCGCCGGCATTGACCTGCGCATCGAGCGCGGCGAGGTCTTCGGACTCCTCGGACCGAACGGCGCGGGCAAGACCACGGCCATCAAGATCTTCAACACGCTGCTCTTTCCGACCGCCGGCGAGGCGCGGGTCGCCGGCTTCGACGTGGTTCGCGAGCCGAACCAGGTGCGGCGCCGCATCGGTCTCGTCTCGGGCGGCGAGAACTCGGGCTACGGCATCCTCACGGTGCGCGAGTGCCTGTGGATGTTCTCGCAATTCTACGGTGTGCCCGGGTCGCTCGCGCGTCCGCGCATCGAGGAACTGATCGGGGTCGTGGGGCTGACCGGTCAGGCGGGCACGCGCATCAATCGCCTGTCCACCGGCCAGCGGCAGCGCATGAACTTCGCGCGCGGGTTCGTCTCGGACCCGGAAATCCTGTTCCTCGACGAGCCGACGCTCGGCATGGACGTGAACGCCGCGCGCGTGCTGCGCGAGTTCGTGCTCCAGTGGGTGCGCGAGCGCGAGGGTCGCACGGTGCTGCTGACCACGCACTACATGGCCGAGGCGGATCAGATGTGCGACCGCATCGCGATCATCGACCGCGGCCGCGTGCTCGCCTGCGACACGCCGGCGACGCTGCGGCGCTCGGTGCAGGGCGGTCAGCACGTCGAGCTCGAGGTGCTGGCGCGCGTGCCCGGGACGCCGCCGGCGGGCGAGGTGCTCGGCATCCCGCTCGCCTGGGGCGCGCCTCATCCGGAGCGCGGCACGCTGTCGCTCAAGCTGACGCTCCCCGAAGGCGGCGTGCTCGGCGACGTGCTGCGCGCGCTGGAGGAGCGCGGCTGGGCGGTGCAGGGCGTCTCGACGCGCGAGACGAGCCTGGAGGACGCGTTCCTCCGCATCGTCGGGCGCGGCCTCGACGACGCCGGGGCGCCGGCGTGA
- a CDS encoding class I SAM-dependent methyltransferase: MKTRTLARCLACGHEGDLWPLAMTYRWEGVEFPAAECPACGMRFLRVQPEGDSLAALYSADYFQTDFRCGRSAAHSFDEASFRAENEGLLARFEPYRGAGRLLEVGCASGWLLKHAAERGWRATGVELSADAVAHARGLGLDVRQGTLADAALPASSFDLVYMGDVLEHVPDCREVVREVARVLAPGGHFFLRGPATTHSLARSLALAACGAIGRPIVLREPPYHLWEFTPRPLAALLAREGLEVVALEQAKIPPGRAHGRKSLVQRAAMAALDAVNVPLTRAFNVLGDRLVLIARRPRGA; encoded by the coding sequence TTGAAGACGCGCACGCTCGCGCGCTGCCTTGCCTGCGGCCACGAGGGGGATCTGTGGCCGCTGGCGATGACCTACCGCTGGGAGGGCGTCGAGTTTCCCGCGGCCGAGTGCCCCGCATGTGGAATGCGCTTCCTGCGCGTCCAGCCCGAGGGCGACTCGCTCGCCGCGCTCTACTCGGCGGACTACTTCCAGACCGACTTCCGCTGCGGCCGCAGCGCGGCGCACTCGTTCGACGAGGCGTCGTTCCGCGCCGAGAACGAAGGGCTGCTGGCGCGCTTCGAACCGTATCGCGGAGCGGGCCGGCTGCTCGAGGTGGGCTGCGCCTCGGGCTGGCTGCTCAAGCACGCGGCCGAGCGCGGCTGGCGCGCGACCGGCGTGGAGCTTTCGGCGGACGCGGTCGCGCACGCGCGCGGGCTCGGACTCGACGTGCGGCAGGGGACGCTGGCCGACGCGGCGCTGCCCGCGTCGTCGTTCGACCTCGTCTACATGGGCGACGTGCTCGAGCACGTTCCCGACTGCCGCGAGGTCGTCCGCGAGGTGGCGCGCGTGCTCGCGCCGGGCGGGCACTTCTTCCTGCGCGGGCCGGCCACGACCCACTCGCTCGCGCGCTCGCTCGCGCTCGCCGCCTGCGGCGCGATCGGCCGGCCGATCGTCCTGCGCGAGCCGCCCTATCACCTGTGGGAGTTCACGCCCCGGCCGCTGGCCGCACTGCTCGCGCGCGAGGGGCTCGAGGTCGTGGCCCTGGAGCAGGCGAAGATCCCGCCCGGCCGCGCCCACGGCCGCAAGAGCCTCGTGCAGCGCGCGGCGATGGCGGCGCTCGACGCCGTCAACGTGCCCCTGACGCGCGCGTTCAACGTGCTCGGCGACCGTCTGGTGCTGATCGCCCGCCGTCCGCGCGGCGCGTAG
- a CDS encoding proline dehydrogenase family protein, translating into MPLMRKVLLSASRSRWLSERAMRSRVVRRATRRFMPGERLDDALTATRELERAGMPTILTRLGENLESEADARAVGDHYVEAHERVRAAGVNAEMSVKLTQLGLDLSPATARANLVRIAAAAAAQGRTVWVDMEGSAYTQATLDLYRSARAERANLGIAVQAYLRRTADDLEALIAAGAAIRLVKGAYDEPERIAFRTRSEVDANYVRLAGRLLAGEALAAGVFPAFGTHDERIIEHLRAHAAEAGVAKERYEFEMLYGIRRELQARLAGSGHRVRVLISYGEAWFPWYMRRLAERPANVWFVARSVFAR; encoded by the coding sequence ATGCCGCTGATGCGCAAGGTACTGCTGTCGGCTTCGCGGTCGCGCTGGCTGAGCGAGCGCGCGATGCGCTCCCGGGTCGTGCGGCGGGCGACGCGGCGGTTCATGCCCGGCGAGCGGCTCGACGACGCGCTCACGGCCACGCGCGAGCTCGAACGCGCCGGGATGCCGACCATCCTGACGCGCCTCGGCGAGAACCTCGAGAGCGAGGCGGACGCGCGGGCGGTCGGCGACCACTACGTCGAGGCGCACGAGCGCGTGCGCGCGGCCGGGGTGAACGCCGAGATGTCGGTCAAGCTCACGCAGCTCGGGCTCGACCTGTCGCCCGCGACGGCCCGCGCGAACCTCGTGCGCATCGCCGCCGCCGCCGCCGCGCAGGGCCGGACGGTCTGGGTGGACATGGAGGGCTCCGCCTACACACAGGCGACGCTCGATCTCTACCGGAGCGCCCGCGCCGAGCGCGCCAACCTCGGCATCGCGGTGCAGGCCTACCTGCGGCGGACCGCCGACGATCTGGAGGCGCTGATCGCCGCGGGCGCCGCGATCCGGCTGGTCAAGGGCGCCTACGACGAGCCGGAGCGCATCGCGTTCCGCACCCGGAGCGAGGTGGACGCGAACTACGTGCGGCTCGCCGGGCGCCTGCTCGCAGGCGAGGCGCTCGCCGCCGGGGTGTTCCCGGCGTTCGGCACCCACGACGAGCGCATCATCGAGCACCTGCGCGCGCATGCCGCGGAGGCCGGCGTGGCGAAGGAGCGCTACGAGTTCGAGATGCTCTACGGCATCCGCCGCGAGCTGCAGGCGCGGCTCGCGGGCTCGGGGCATCGCGTGCGCGTGCTGATCAGCTACGGCGAGGCCTGGTTCCCGTGGTACATGCGCCGGCTCGCCGAGCGACCGGCCAACGTCTGGTTCGTGGCGCGCAGCGTGTTCGCGAGGTGA
- a CDS encoding cysteine desulfurase, protein MIYLDHNASTPVRPEVADAMHAALRDLGANPSSAHREGQRVRAAVERAREQVARLVNARADEVVFVSGGTEGDHLAVMGGAWARRDAGLRVAYAAIEHHAVHGAVDVLAEMGWQHETLPCDGDGLTVPGAVDALPADTTIVSLMFANNETGVIQPVAEIVARAKARGMLVHCDAVQGAGKAVVDCSALGVDYLVLSAHKFGGPKGAAALIARRGAPLSPLFRGSGHERGRRGGTENVPGIVGLGLAAELAGAELAVETARVGALRERFERALLAAVPDAVVHGARAPRLPNTLGVSVPGARSDHMLLALDARGIAASAGAACASGGVEPSPVLTAMGVPRELAVCTIRFSLGRTTREADVQAAVPLVADAVRAARAAAPAGTSA, encoded by the coding sequence ATGATCTACCTCGACCACAACGCCTCGACGCCGGTGCGGCCCGAGGTCGCCGACGCGATGCACGCGGCGCTGCGCGATCTGGGCGCCAACCCCTCGAGCGCGCACCGCGAGGGCCAGCGCGTGCGCGCGGCGGTCGAACGCGCGCGCGAGCAGGTCGCGCGGCTGGTGAACGCGCGGGCCGACGAGGTCGTGTTCGTCTCGGGCGGCACCGAGGGCGACCACCTGGCGGTGATGGGCGGGGCCTGGGCGCGGCGTGACGCCGGGCTGCGCGTCGCCTACGCGGCGATCGAGCATCACGCCGTGCACGGCGCGGTGGACGTGCTCGCCGAGATGGGCTGGCAGCACGAAACGCTTCCGTGCGACGGCGACGGCCTCACCGTGCCGGGGGCGGTGGACGCGCTGCCCGCCGACACGACGATCGTCTCGCTGATGTTCGCCAACAACGAGACCGGTGTGATCCAGCCCGTCGCCGAGATCGTCGCGCGCGCGAAGGCGCGCGGCATGCTGGTCCATTGCGACGCGGTGCAGGGTGCGGGCAAGGCGGTGGTGGACTGCTCCGCGCTGGGCGTGGACTACCTGGTGCTCTCGGCCCACAAGTTCGGCGGACCCAAGGGCGCCGCGGCGCTGATCGCCCGGCGCGGCGCGCCGCTTTCGCCGCTCTTTCGCGGCAGCGGGCACGAGCGCGGCCGGCGCGGCGGCACCGAGAACGTGCCCGGCATCGTCGGCCTCGGGCTGGCCGCCGAACTCGCCGGCGCCGAACTCGCGGTCGAGACGGCGCGCGTGGGAGCGCTGCGCGAGCGCTTTGAGCGGGCGCTGCTCGCGGCCGTGCCGGACGCGGTCGTGCACGGCGCGCGCGCGCCGCGCCTGCCGAACACGCTCGGCGTCTCGGTTCCCGGGGCGCGCAGCGACCACATGCTGCTCGCGCTCGATGCGCGCGGCATCGCCGCCTCGGCCGGCGCCGCCTGCGCGAGCGGCGGCGTCGAGCCTTCGCCGGTGCTGACGGCGATGGGTGTGCCGCGCGAGCTCGCCGTGTGCACGATCCGCTTCTCGCTCGGGCGCACGACCCGCGAGGCCGACGTGCAGGCGGCGGTTCCGCTCGTCGCCGACGCGGTGCGCGCCGCCCGGGCGGCCGCGCCGGCGGGGACTTCCGCGTGA
- a CDS encoding ABC transporter permease → MSAFLEALALDARAAYARAWVRVVGSFRQLDWIISDAVLPNLGMCAFVLLYRALGAPKSYEALAVIGGVLSTFWINVLWGMGAQLYWEKQQGQLQLYFAAPCSRMAILTGMAAGGLAATILRSGVGVALGLWVFQVRLEPFSPWLFTAVFLLTMTALYALGMTLASLFLLYGREAWHTCNALMEPVYFLSGLYFPIRTLGALGAVAAGVLPLTLGVDALRQVLLGEQAHGLLPVHAELAALAGFTVVFLFAARFALGWLERLAKREGRLTLRWQ, encoded by the coding sequence GTGAGCGCGTTTCTCGAAGCCCTTGCGCTCGACGCGCGCGCCGCGTACGCGCGCGCCTGGGTGCGGGTCGTGGGCTCGTTCCGCCAGCTCGACTGGATCATCTCGGACGCGGTGCTGCCCAACCTGGGCATGTGCGCGTTCGTGCTTCTGTACCGGGCGCTCGGCGCGCCGAAGAGCTACGAGGCGCTCGCGGTGATCGGCGGCGTGCTCTCGACCTTCTGGATCAACGTGCTGTGGGGAATGGGCGCGCAGCTCTACTGGGAGAAGCAGCAGGGCCAGCTCCAGCTCTACTTCGCCGCGCCCTGCTCGCGCATGGCGATCCTGACCGGCATGGCCGCGGGCGGGCTCGCGGCGACGATCCTGCGCTCGGGCGTGGGCGTCGCGCTCGGCCTGTGGGTCTTCCAGGTGCGCCTCGAGCCGTTCTCGCCCTGGCTCTTCACGGCGGTCTTCCTGCTGACGATGACGGCCCTCTACGCGCTCGGCATGACGCTCGCGAGCCTGTTCCTGCTCTACGGACGCGAGGCGTGGCACACCTGCAACGCGCTCATGGAGCCGGTGTACTTCCTCTCCGGGCTCTATTTCCCGATCCGCACGCTGGGCGCACTGGGGGCCGTCGCCGCGGGCGTGCTGCCGCTGACGCTGGGCGTGGACGCGCTTCGACAGGTGCTGCTCGGCGAACAGGCGCACGGCCTGCTGCCCGTGCACGCCGAACTGGCGGCGCTCGCGGGCTTCACGGTGGTGTTCCTGTTCGCCGCGCGCTTCGCGCTCGGCTGGCTGGAGCGGCTCGCCAAGCGCGAGGGCCGGCTGACCCTGAGGTGGCAGTGA
- a CDS encoding nucleoside deaminase, translating to MARPASPRRSANCSPAGFRTSRRSRRPPRPRTERVIVPDDEAGIRAALREAGESLRKNEVPVGCVIVHDGLIVGRGHNQVESLKDATAHAEILAIGAASNALGGWRLSDCTLYVTLEPCSMCAGAIVLARLGRVVYGAADPKAGACGSVLDVLGERRLNHRAELTAGVLAGECGELLREFFRRRRRAALRLAEAGGLAGDEPGADPAGGDSGA from the coding sequence GTGGCGCGCCCAGCTTCTCCGAGACGCTCGGCAAACTGCTCGCCCGCTGGGTTCCGAACTTCCCGGCGAAGCCGGCGGCCGCCACGCCCGCGAACTGAACGCGTGATCGTTCCCGACGACGAAGCCGGGATTCGCGCGGCGCTGCGCGAGGCGGGCGAATCGCTGCGCAAGAACGAGGTGCCGGTGGGCTGCGTGATCGTGCACGACGGGTTGATCGTCGGCCGCGGCCACAACCAGGTCGAATCGCTGAAGGACGCGACCGCGCACGCCGAGATCCTCGCCATCGGCGCGGCGTCGAACGCGCTCGGCGGCTGGCGCCTGAGCGACTGCACGCTCTACGTGACGCTCGAGCCGTGCTCGATGTGCGCCGGCGCGATCGTGCTCGCGCGGCTCGGGCGCGTCGTGTACGGCGCGGCCGACCCCAAGGCCGGCGCGTGCGGCTCGGTGCTCGACGTGCTCGGCGAGCGACGGCTCAACCACCGGGCCGAGCTGACGGCGGGCGTGCTGGCGGGGGAATGCGGCGAGCTGCTGCGCGAGTTCTTCCGCCGCCGGCGCAGGGCGGCGCTGCGCCTCGCCGAGGCGGGCGGGCTCGCCGGCGACGAGCCCGGGGCGGACCCGGCCGGCGGGGACTCCGGGGCCTGA
- a CDS encoding dienelactone hydrolase family protein, which produces MRASAPLVLSALLLLPAVAPAQGMGGHDHDPGAATDPAVAAPARDPNLPAGEAAAKDELEHSPRHGEYQDVKLPDGSALNTWISYPERSDKAPVVVIIHEIFGLTDWIRALADQLARSGFIAVAPDLLSGLGPGGGGTSSFPGRDSVVAAIRRLKPATAAERLDAVRAWAKSLPAANGRSAAVGFCWGGSTCFAYAASRPDLDAAVVFYGSAPDSASLLKLRVPVLGLYGGDDARVNATIEPARRVLAGAKLRLYQHREFAGAGHGFLRQQDGRDGANLRATQEAWPLALSFLRAGFNAKPRR; this is translated from the coding sequence ATGCGCGCTTCGGCCCCGCTCGTGCTCTCCGCCCTCCTGCTCCTTCCCGCCGTGGCGCCCGCCCAGGGCATGGGCGGGCACGACCACGATCCTGGCGCGGCGACCGACCCGGCCGTGGCGGCGCCGGCACGCGATCCGAACCTGCCGGCCGGCGAAGCGGCGGCGAAGGACGAGCTCGAGCATTCGCCGCGGCACGGCGAGTACCAGGACGTGAAGCTGCCGGACGGCTCGGCGCTGAACACCTGGATCTCGTATCCCGAGCGCTCCGACAAGGCGCCGGTCGTGGTGATCATTCACGAGATCTTCGGGCTCACGGACTGGATTCGCGCGCTCGCCGACCAGCTCGCGCGCAGCGGATTCATCGCGGTGGCCCCCGATCTGCTCTCCGGCCTCGGGCCCGGCGGCGGCGGCACCTCGTCGTTTCCGGGCCGCGACAGCGTCGTCGCCGCGATCCGCCGCCTGAAGCCCGCGACGGCCGCGGAGCGCCTCGACGCCGTGCGCGCCTGGGCGAAGTCGCTTCCGGCCGCGAACGGGCGCAGCGCGGCGGTCGGCTTTTGCTGGGGCGGCTCGACGTGCTTCGCCTACGCCGCGAGCCGGCCGGACCTCGATGCGGCGGTCGTCTTCTACGGCTCCGCTCCCGACAGCGCGAGCCTGCTGAAGCTGCGCGTTCCGGTGCTCGGGCTTTACGGCGGCGACGACGCCCGCGTCAACGCGACCATCGAGCCGGCCCGCCGCGTGCTCGCCGGCGCGAAGCTCAGGCTGTACCAGCACCGGGAGTTCGCGGGCGCGGGCCACGGTTTCCTGCGCCAGCAGGACGGCCGCGACGGAGCCAACCTGCGCGCGACGCAGGAGGCGTGGCCGCTGGCGCTCTCGTTCCTGCGGGCCGGCTTCAACGCGAAGCCGCGCCGCTGA